One Lysobacter enzymogenes DNA segment encodes these proteins:
- the carB gene encoding carbamoyl-phosphate synthase large subunit: MPKRTDIKTVLIIGAGPIVIGQACEFDYSGAQACKALRDEGYRVVLVNSNPATIMTDPNMADAVYIEPINWQTVEKIIAKEKPDALLPTMGGQTALNCALDLADNGVLEKYNVELIGAKRDAIRMAEDRELFRVAMSEIGLECPRAAVARTLEEAIEIQARVGYPTIIRPSFTLGGSGGGIAYNREELIEIVTRGLELSPTTEVLVEESVLGWKEFEMEVVRDTADNCIIVCSIENFDAMGVHTGDSITVAPAQTLTDKEYQRLRDASIAVLRKIGVDTGGSNVQFGINAQNGRVVVIEMNPRVSRSSALASKATGFPIAKIAAKLAVGYTLDELRNEITGGATPASFEPSIDYVVTKIPRFAFEKFPQADARLTTQMKSVGEVMAMGRTFQESLHKALRGLETGKVGLDPTGLDLSSDSDLAVLKRELKEPGPERMFYIGDAFRAGLSVEDVHALSFVDPWFLDQIEELIATEREVADAGLGALDKARMRALKRMGFSDARLAQLTGTDETAVRTLRRAFGVRPVYKRVDSCAAEFATTTAYMYSTYEDECEANPTGRDKIIVLGGGPNRIGQGIEFDYCCVHAALALREDGYETIMVNCNPETVSTDYDTSDRLYFEPLTLEDVLEIADLEKPKGVIVQYGGQTPLKLARALEANGVPIVGTTPDSIDLAEDRERFQKLVQELGLAQPLNRTARNPDEALALASQIGYPLVVRPSYVLGGRAMEIVYSDADLSRYIRDAVKVSNDSPVLLDRFLDNAVEVDVDVIADREGRVLIGGVMEHIEEAGVHSGDSSCSLPPYSLSPATQERLREQVVALAKALKVVGLMNTQFAIQTDADGNETIYLIEVNPRASRTVPFVSKATGMALAKIAARCMVGQTLTSQDAVDEIVPDYYSVKEAIFPFAKFQGVDPILGPEMRSTGEVMGVGQNFGAAMARAQEAGGIKAPPVGKVFISVRDPDKQRVLPVAQELARRGYGLVATSGTQAFFAEHGVACESINKVTEGRPHIVDLIKNGEIVYIINTTEGRQAISDSFSIRREALQQRVTYSTTVSGARALVNSLDYRGQGPVWSLQELHAQIGGR; this comes from the coding sequence ATGCCCAAGCGTACCGACATCAAAACCGTCCTGATCATCGGCGCAGGTCCGATCGTGATCGGCCAGGCCTGCGAGTTCGACTACTCCGGCGCGCAGGCGTGCAAGGCGCTGCGCGACGAGGGCTATCGCGTGGTCCTGGTCAACTCCAACCCCGCCACGATCATGACCGACCCGAACATGGCCGACGCCGTGTATATCGAGCCGATCAACTGGCAGACGGTCGAGAAGATCATCGCCAAGGAAAAGCCCGACGCGCTGCTGCCGACCATGGGCGGCCAGACCGCGCTGAACTGCGCGCTGGACCTGGCCGACAACGGCGTGCTGGAGAAGTACAACGTCGAATTGATCGGCGCCAAGCGCGATGCCATCCGCATGGCCGAGGACCGCGAGCTGTTCCGCGTGGCGATGAGCGAGATCGGCCTGGAATGTCCGCGCGCCGCGGTCGCGCGCACGCTGGAAGAGGCGATCGAGATCCAGGCGCGGGTCGGCTACCCGACCATCATCCGCCCCAGCTTCACCCTCGGCGGCAGCGGCGGCGGCATCGCCTACAACCGCGAAGAGCTGATCGAGATCGTCACCCGCGGCCTGGAACTGTCGCCGACCACCGAAGTGCTGGTCGAGGAGTCGGTGCTGGGCTGGAAGGAGTTCGAGATGGAAGTGGTCCGCGACACCGCGGACAACTGCATCATCGTCTGCTCGATCGAGAACTTCGACGCGATGGGCGTGCACACCGGCGACTCGATCACCGTCGCCCCGGCGCAGACCCTGACCGACAAGGAATACCAGCGCCTGCGCGACGCCTCGATCGCGGTGCTGCGCAAGATCGGCGTCGACACCGGCGGCTCCAACGTGCAGTTCGGCATCAACGCGCAGAACGGCCGCGTGGTGGTGATCGAGATGAATCCGCGCGTGTCGCGCTCCTCGGCGCTGGCGTCGAAGGCGACCGGCTTCCCGATCGCCAAGATCGCGGCCAAGCTCGCGGTCGGCTACACCCTGGACGAACTGCGCAACGAGATCACCGGCGGCGCGACCCCGGCGTCGTTCGAGCCGTCGATCGATTACGTGGTCACCAAGATCCCGCGCTTCGCGTTCGAGAAGTTCCCGCAGGCCGACGCGCGCCTGACCACGCAGATGAAGTCGGTCGGCGAAGTCATGGCGATGGGCCGCACCTTCCAGGAATCGCTGCACAAGGCGCTGCGCGGGCTGGAGACCGGCAAGGTCGGCCTCGACCCGACCGGCCTGGACCTGTCCAGCGACAGCGATCTGGCCGTGCTCAAGCGCGAGCTCAAGGAACCGGGCCCGGAGCGGATGTTCTACATCGGCGACGCGTTCCGCGCCGGCCTCAGCGTCGAGGACGTGCACGCGCTGTCGTTCGTCGATCCGTGGTTCCTCGACCAGATCGAGGAACTGATCGCGACCGAACGCGAGGTCGCCGACGCCGGCCTGGGCGCGCTCGACAAGGCCCGCATGCGCGCGCTCAAGCGCATGGGCTTCTCCGACGCGCGCCTGGCCCAGCTGACCGGCACCGACGAGACCGCGGTGCGCACCCTGCGCCGCGCGTTCGGCGTGCGCCCGGTGTACAAGCGGGTGGATTCCTGCGCCGCCGAATTCGCCACCACCACCGCCTACATGTACTCGACCTACGAGGACGAGTGCGAAGCCAACCCGACCGGCCGCGACAAGATCATCGTGCTCGGCGGCGGCCCCAACCGCATCGGCCAGGGCATCGAGTTCGACTATTGCTGCGTGCACGCCGCGCTCGCCCTGCGCGAGGACGGCTATGAAACCATCATGGTCAACTGCAACCCGGAGACCGTGTCGACCGACTACGACACCTCCGACCGCCTGTACTTCGAGCCGCTGACGCTGGAAGACGTGCTCGAAATCGCCGATCTGGAAAAGCCCAAGGGCGTGATCGTGCAGTACGGCGGCCAGACCCCGCTGAAGCTGGCGCGCGCGCTGGAAGCCAACGGCGTGCCGATCGTCGGCACCACCCCGGACAGCATCGACCTGGCCGAGGACCGCGAGCGCTTCCAGAAGCTGGTGCAGGAGCTGGGCCTGGCCCAGCCGCTCAACCGCACCGCGCGCAATCCCGACGAGGCGCTGGCCCTGGCCTCGCAGATCGGCTATCCGCTGGTGGTGCGCCCGAGCTACGTGCTCGGCGGCCGGGCGATGGAGATCGTCTACTCCGACGCCGACCTGAGCCGCTACATCCGCGACGCGGTCAAGGTCTCCAACGATTCGCCGGTGCTGCTGGACCGCTTCCTCGACAACGCCGTGGAAGTCGACGTCGACGTGATCGCCGACCGCGAAGGCCGGGTGCTGATCGGCGGCGTCATGGAGCACATCGAGGAGGCCGGCGTGCACTCGGGCGACTCCTCGTGCTCGCTGCCGCCGTATTCGCTGTCGCCGGCCACCCAGGAACGGCTGCGCGAGCAGGTGGTGGCGCTGGCCAAGGCGCTCAAGGTCGTGGGCCTGATGAACACCCAGTTCGCGATCCAGACCGACGCCGACGGCAACGAAACCATCTACCTGATCGAGGTCAACCCGCGCGCCTCGCGCACCGTGCCGTTCGTGTCCAAGGCCACCGGCATGGCGCTGGCCAAGATCGCCGCGCGCTGCATGGTCGGCCAGACCCTGACCTCGCAGGACGCGGTCGACGAGATCGTGCCGGACTACTACTCGGTCAAGGAAGCGATCTTCCCGTTCGCCAAGTTCCAGGGCGTCGATCCGATCCTCGGGCCGGAGATGCGCTCCACCGGCGAGGTGATGGGCGTGGGCCAGAACTTCGGCGCGGCGATGGCGCGCGCGCAGGAGGCCGGCGGCATCAAGGCGCCGCCGGTGGGCAAGGTGTTCATCTCCGTGCGCGATCCGGACAAGCAGCGCGTGCTGCCGGTGGCGCAGGAACTGGCGCGCCGCGGCTACGGCCTGGTCGCCACCAGCGGCACCCAGGCGTTCTTCGCCGAGCACGGCGTGGCCTGCGAGTCGATCAACAAGGTCACCGAAGGCCGCCCGCACATCGTCGACCTGATCAAGAACGGCGAGATCGTCTACATCATCAACACCACCGAAGGCCGCCAGGCGATCTCGGATTCGTTCTCGATCCGGCGCGAGGCGCTGCAGCAGCGGGTGACCTATTCGACCACCGTGTCGGGCGCGCGCGCGCTGGTCAACTCGCTCGACTACCGCGGCCAGGGGCCGGTGTGGTCGCTGCAGGAACTGCACGCGCAGATCGGCGGACGCTGA
- a CDS encoding four helix bundle protein, which yields MDLAKAVYSLTVGFPKEERYGLSSQLQRAAVSIPSNIAEGNARASTRDYARFIAMACGSVAELQTQLTLAVELSLADPVAAESTMETAERVSKMLHKLHRSLIQRLETGSPVPGPQSRS from the coding sequence ATGGATCTTGCCAAGGCGGTTTATTCCCTGACGGTTGGCTTTCCGAAGGAAGAGCGGTATGGCTTGAGCTCGCAGTTGCAAAGGGCGGCCGTTTCGATTCCTTCGAACATCGCCGAAGGCAATGCGCGCGCCTCGACTCGCGATTACGCCCGTTTCATCGCCATGGCATGCGGTTCCGTTGCCGAGTTACAGACACAGCTCACCTTGGCGGTGGAACTTTCACTAGCCGATCCTGTTGCCGCGGAGTCCACAATGGAAACTGCGGAGCGAGTAAGCAAGATGCTGCACAAGCTGCATCGTTCACTCATTCAACGACTGGAGACCGGGTCCCCGGTCCCAGGTCCCCAGTCCCGGAGCTGA